The following are encoded together in the Arcobacter aquimarinus genome:
- a CDS encoding sensor domain-containing diguanylate cyclase: MKKDRFLKLKKRGIPFKTTVLSMFFLVTLTLILVLGLQLLYFAKKLSLESVDLKLNSLAFDIQNKIDSNNKINHNIVETLNILDEKDEKKIFNIYINILKNNNSLYAVFTGYKDGSFYEIINLNSHNSLHEVYGAKPTDSWLLIKISNSNLSKREVFLFDDNLEMTSSKITENDYNPTLRPWYKSAILSNEIIKTMPYAFSHINSNGITYAKQIDKSGNVVAIDVLIDDFKSIYKEHIKNDYIDIYIFNNNGEIISSLKEENQFFRSFFEYKKKNLEELVRPTIITFLNKKYIVQVIPIKNGDNSEYISIFADYDSILAPYELQVFNLLIIFTLTALIMVPIIIYFSGIIIKPIYELVKESLKIKRRRYESIKKVESSILEVSYLSSAFEDMSESIYKYQNSLEEQVKERTKELIDKNQELLKLSITDKLTEIYNRAKLDKTLQEEFNRSKRYKTEFSVILIDIDFFKKVNDTFGHQIGDDVLKESAQVLKNSIRLTDVLGRWGGEEFLIISPQTNLEGAVKIAEHINNAIKLYKFKTYPNKVTMSIGVASYFEDMSKIEEIVLNADKSLYKAKENGRDRVVYHEI, from the coding sequence ATGAAAAAAGATAGATTTTTAAAATTAAAAAAAAGAGGAATACCGTTTAAAACAACTGTTTTATCGATGTTTTTTTTGGTAACATTAACCTTGATTTTGGTTTTAGGATTACAATTACTTTATTTTGCAAAAAAATTATCTTTAGAAAGTGTAGATTTAAAATTAAATAGTTTAGCTTTTGATATACAAAATAAAATTGATAGCAATAATAAAATTAATCATAATATAGTTGAGACATTAAATATTCTTGATGAAAAAGATGAAAAAAAGATTTTTAATATTTATATTAATATTTTAAAAAATAACAACTCTTTATATGCTGTATTTACTGGATATAAAGATGGAAGTTTTTATGAAATAATAAATTTAAATAGTCATAATTCATTACATGAAGTCTATGGGGCAAAACCTACGGATAGTTGGTTATTGATAAAAATATCAAATTCAAATCTTTCTAAAAGAGAGGTGTTTTTATTTGATGATAATCTAGAAATGACAAGTTCTAAAATTACTGAAAATGATTATAATCCAACATTAAGACCTTGGTATAAATCAGCTATTCTTTCAAATGAAATTATAAAAACTATGCCTTATGCTTTTTCTCACATCAATTCAAATGGTATTACTTATGCAAAACAAATAGATAAAAGTGGAAATGTAGTTGCTATTGATGTATTAATTGATGATTTTAAAAGTATATATAAAGAACATATTAAAAACGATTATATCGATATTTATATTTTCAATAATAATGGAGAAATAATTTCTTCTTTAAAAGAAGAAAATCAGTTTTTTAGGAGTTTTTTTGAATATAAAAAGAAAAATTTAGAAGAATTAGTAAGACCTACTATAATAACTTTTTTGAATAAAAAATATATCGTACAAGTTATTCCTATTAAAAATGGTGATAACTCGGAATATATATCTATATTTGCAGATTATGATAGCATTTTAGCACCTTATGAATTACAAGTATTTAATTTATTAATAATATTTACTTTAACAGCTTTGATTATGGTTCCAATTATTATATATTTTTCAGGAATAATTATAAAACCTATCTATGAATTAGTAAAAGAAAGTCTTAAAATAAAAAGAAGAAGATATGAATCAATTAAAAAAGTAGAAAGTTCAATTTTAGAAGTATCATATTTATCTTCAGCTTTTGAAGATATGTCTGAATCTATATACAAATATCAAAATTCATTAGAAGAACAAGTAAAAGAAAGAACTAAAGAGTTGATTGACAAAAATCAAGAATTATTGAAACTTTCAATTACTGATAAATTAACAGAGATTTATAATAGAGCAAAATTAGATAAAACATTACAAGAAGAATTTAATAGAAGCAAAAGATATAAAACAGAATTTTCAGTAATTCTGATAGATATTGATTTTTTTAAAAAAGTTAATGATACTTTTGGACATCAAATAGGTGATGATGTTTTAAAAGAGAGTGCACAAGTCCTTAAAAATTCTATACGATTAACAGATGTATTAGGAAGATGGGGAGGTGAAGAATTTTTGATAATTTCTCCTCAAACAAATTTGGAAGGGGCTGTTAAAATTGCGGAACATATAAATAATGCAATTAAACTTTATAAATTTAAAACTTATCCAAATAAAGTAACAATGAGTATTGGTGTTGCCTCTTATTTTGAAGATATGTCTAAAATTGAAGAAATAGTTTTAAATGCAGACAAATCTTTGTATAAAGCAAAAGAAAATGGAAGAGATAGAGTAGTTTATCATGAAATTTAA